A single Gemmatimonadales bacterium DNA region contains:
- the mutL gene encoding DNA mismatch repair endonuclease MutL has translation MAPRRIAILPDAVANRIAAGEVVERPASVVKELLENALDARASAVAISIEAGGKTLVRVADDGEGMGREDALLALDRHATSKLRAAEELVGIGTFGFRGEALPSIASVSRFELETAAAGDPVGTRLVATGGLVATVEDAVRQPGTTVTVRSLFFNTPARRKFLRSARSETRAAVDAVTTLALALPTLGVAMLADGKQVVEALPAPSLAERAAQVLGRRFAATLLPVTHEAGAVRITGLVQRPAEAAPTGRVAYLFVNGRPIRDHFLVRAAERGYRATVPAGSRPSVILMLELPPGDVDVNVHPAKLEVRFRDRYALEAAVEEAVHQALGDVASAAPLGGGAAQMPWEHLAVSSVRTGSAPSAEMVSDETDGLGLLDSGGLDVADEAGVAAAGPEAWAEPALEVDGGRRIRVLAQVHEAYILVETGDALLIVDQHSAHERVLYERTMRALESGGGSAQKLLFPLTLEFAPAELDAIEAHAEPLARLGWELEPFGGRTVAVHAVPAPHARFDAGRCLKDVVADLAGGRFGGLANPLERFASTFACRAAIKAGQALTMQEMEELVDRLFTTELPAHDVHGRPTIVQLPLGELERRFGRR, from the coding sequence ATGGCTCCGCGCCGCATCGCCATCCTTCCCGACGCCGTCGCCAACCGCATCGCCGCGGGCGAGGTGGTCGAGCGCCCCGCCTCGGTCGTGAAGGAGCTGCTCGAGAACGCGCTCGACGCCCGCGCGAGCGCGGTGGCGATCAGCATCGAGGCCGGCGGCAAGACGCTGGTGCGCGTCGCCGACGACGGGGAAGGGATGGGGCGCGAGGACGCGCTGCTGGCGCTCGATCGCCACGCCACCAGCAAGCTCCGCGCGGCCGAGGAGCTGGTGGGGATCGGCACCTTCGGCTTCCGGGGCGAGGCGCTGCCCTCGATCGCGTCGGTGAGCCGCTTCGAGCTGGAGACGGCGGCGGCCGGCGACCCGGTGGGCACGCGGCTGGTCGCGACGGGCGGGCTGGTCGCGACGGTCGAGGACGCGGTGCGCCAGCCGGGGACGACCGTGACCGTGCGCTCGCTATTCTTCAATACGCCGGCGCGGCGGAAGTTCCTGCGCTCCGCGCGGAGCGAGACCCGGGCCGCGGTGGACGCGGTCACCACGCTGGCGCTCGCGCTGCCGACGCTCGGCGTGGCGATGCTGGCCGACGGCAAGCAGGTGGTCGAGGCGCTGCCCGCGCCGTCGCTGGCCGAGCGCGCGGCGCAGGTGCTCGGCCGCCGGTTCGCCGCCACGCTGCTGCCGGTCACGCACGAGGCCGGCGCGGTGCGGATCACCGGCCTGGTGCAGCGCCCCGCCGAGGCCGCGCCCACCGGCCGCGTGGCCTACCTGTTCGTCAACGGCCGCCCGATCCGCGACCACTTCCTGGTGCGTGCGGCCGAGCGCGGCTACCGCGCGACCGTGCCGGCCGGCAGCCGGCCGAGCGTGATCCTGATGCTCGAGCTGCCGCCGGGCGACGTGGACGTGAACGTGCATCCCGCCAAGCTCGAGGTCCGCTTCCGCGACCGCTACGCGCTGGAGGCCGCGGTCGAGGAGGCGGTGCACCAAGCCCTGGGCGACGTGGCGAGCGCGGCGCCGCTGGGGGGGGGCGCCGCGCAGATGCCGTGGGAGCACCTGGCGGTCTCGAGCGTGCGCACCGGCTCTGCGCCGTCGGCCGAGATGGTGAGCGACGAGACCGACGGCCTCGGCCTCCTCGATTCGGGCGGGCTCGACGTGGCGGACGAGGCGGGCGTCGCGGCGGCCGGCCCTGAGGCGTGGGCGGAGCCGGCGCTGGAGGTGGACGGCGGGCGGCGGATCCGGGTGCTGGCCCAGGTGCACGAGGCCTACATTCTGGTGGAGACCGGCGACGCGCTGCTGATCGTGGACCAGCACTCGGCGCACGAGCGGGTGCTGTACGAGCGGACGATGCGCGCGCTCGAGAGCGGCGGCGGGAGCGCGCAGAAGCTGCTGTTCCCGCTGACGCTGGAGTTCGCGCCGGCGGAGCTGGACGCCATCGAGGCGCACGCCGAGCCGCTGGCCAGGCTGGGCTGGGAGCTGGAGCCGTTCGGCGGGCGCACCGTCGCGGTGCACGCGGTGCCGGCGCCGCACGCGCGGTTCGACGCCGGGCGCTGCCTGAAGGACGTGGTGGCCGACCTGGCCGGCGGCCGCTTCGGCGGGCTCGCCAATCCGCTGGAGCGGTTCGCCTCGACCTTCGCGTGCCGCGCCGCGATCAAGGCGGGGCAGGCGCTGACGATGCAGGAGATGGAGGAGCTGGTGGACCGGCTGTTCACGACCGAGCTGCCGGCGCACGACGTCCACGGCCGGCCCACGATCGTGCAGCTGCCGCTGGGCGAGCTGGAACGCCGCTTCGGGCGGCGCTGA